The segment TCAATTACAAAACCGCCAGGCTGTCCTCCATAACTACCATCAGGAAAAGAACTGGTATGAATAGCATTGACATATTTTACTTTACCAAACTCAAAATCCCAACTTCCACCGTGGTTCATTGGATGCACCTCAAGGCCTTTTTGCTCGTAATGATTAGCAATTTCAAAATTGCTTACAATCACAGCACCAGTATTTCTCGCTATTTCTTCTGCATCCAGCGTGTGATCCTGATGAGCGTGTGTAAGAAGAATATAATCGGGCTTTAGATCATTAATATCAATTTTATCTTTAGAATTTTCATTCCCCGTGATAAATGGATCAACAAGAAGATTGATCTGTCCAATTTGGATTCCGAAGGAATTATGTCCGTAAAAGGTAATTTTCATTGTATTAATATTTTGGTGGTTTATAAAAATACGGCTAGAATTCATTTTTTCAGCAATATGCAGTATAATTTATTGTCCCTCCCAGTTATATTTAAATAATTAAGCCCAATCCTAATAAAAGGGATAGAAAAAATGTTGTTAAAGCCAAAATTTTCAACTCCGGATCAAGAAGCATTGGACTTTCATTTTTTCCAACGCGAGCTAGATGTAAAAATAGGGGTACAAAAGCAATTACGAATAAAAAATCGTTCCACTCTTTTGCAGTCAAAATTGCGTAGAGTACTAAACACAAAACAGCTCCCAATATTAAGAAGTAATGGTAATTTTTTGCATTACCTGCTCCCATTTTTACCACAAGAGTATTTTTTCCGGCTTTCTCATCACTCAACCTGTCCCTCATGTTATTAAGGTTCAAAACACCCGTACTTAAAAGTCCTATTGACGATGCAGGAAGAAGAACGGTCCATTCTAAAGCCATAGCATAAAGAAAGTACGA is part of the Antarcticibacterium sp. 1MA-6-2 genome and harbors:
- a CDS encoding metal-dependent hydrolase, coding for MKITFYGHNSFGIQIGQINLLVDPFITGNENSKDKIDINDLKPDYILLTHAHQDHTLDAEEIARNTGAVIVSNFEIANHYEQKGLEVHPMNHGGSWDFEFGKVKYVNAIHTSSFPDGSYGGQPGGFVIESEHKNIYIAGDTALTMDMKLIPMRTSLDLAILPIGDNFTMGVEDAIIASDFIECDKIIGCHYDTFGYIEIDHEEAKRKFYEKDKDLMLLEIGESIEL